The Methanospirillum lacunae nucleotide sequence ATACAGTAATTTTGGGCCCGAATACTACCAAGCTGGCGGCATTATCCCGGCCTTATTTGTTACAATGTAGACTCCCAAAAATCGATTTCACAATCTTTATTATGATATTTATCATAGTATCGTTGAACACACAGAGGTGTGCAATGGTAGTAAAAGTAGGAATAGCAAAACTTGGAAATATCGCAAGCGGTGTCATGGCAGAACTTCTCCTTGATGAGAGGGCAGACCGTGAAGATATGCAGACCTTTATGGCCACCTCGGGGACCAAACTCCAGCCAGAAGATATCGACCGTGTCGTCTCAAATATGAAGGCATGGGGTCCTGACTTCTGTGTCGTTGTTTCTCCAAATGGAGTTCTTCCAGGGCCAAAAGGAGCACGCGAGGCACTCGCTGCAGCAGGCATTCCCTGTGTTGTCATCACCGACGACATCACCTCCAAGAAAGAAGAGTGGGAAGCACTCAAGGCAAGCGAATTCGGATACATCATCATGAAGGGAGACTCCATGATCGGTGCACGCCGCGAATTCCTTGACCCCATTGAGATGGCTGACTTCAACGGAAACCTTGTCAAGGTTCTCGCACTTACTGGTGCATTCCGCAAACTTCAGGTTGCACTTGACGAGGTTATCGACCAGGTAAAGGCAGGAAAGAAGGGCAAGGACCTTGCACTGCCAAAGATCGTCATGACTTCAGACAAGGCTGTTGAAGGCGAGTTCAGCAACCCATACGCCTATGCAAAAGCACGGGCAGCATACGAAATCTCTAGCGCTGTTGCAGGAGTCAATGTTAAGGGCTGCTTTATGACCAAGGGCTTTGAAAACTACACTCCAATCGTTGCATCAGCACACGAAATGATGCGCCAGGCTGCATTCCTCTGTGATGAAGCACGTGAGATGGAGAAGGCAACCGACGCTGTCATCCGCAAGCCACACAAGAACGATGGAACACGCGTTGCAAAGAAGACCCTTATCAGCAAACCTGAATAATCGGATCTCACTTTTTTCCTTTTTTTGAGTCTCAATTTATTATAGTTGGAACATTGGGCATATTCTGGGCATATTCTCTCCAGGTTGATGCAAGTTCTTCAGGCAGGGTGAGGATGACAGGCTCAAGGTGTAACCTCTCCATAAATGCAGTATCTGAAGTTGAAAGAGGATTTGGATTGATGCGCG carries:
- a CDS encoding F420-dependent methylenetetrahydromethanopterin dehydrogenase, whose amino-acid sequence is MVVKVGIAKLGNIASGVMAELLLDERADREDMQTFMATSGTKLQPEDIDRVVSNMKAWGPDFCVVVSPNGVLPGPKGAREALAAAGIPCVVITDDITSKKEEWEALKASEFGYIIMKGDSMIGARREFLDPIEMADFNGNLVKVLALTGAFRKLQVALDEVIDQVKAGKKGKDLALPKIVMTSDKAVEGEFSNPYAYAKARAAYEISSAVAGVNVKGCFMTKGFENYTPIVASAHEMMRQAAFLCDEAREMEKATDAVIRKPHKNDGTRVAKKTLISKPE